Proteins encoded by one window of Chondromyces crocatus:
- the coaBC gene encoding bifunctional phosphopantothenoylcysteine decarboxylase/phosphopantothenate--cysteine ligase CoaBC codes for MPTVALAVSGSIAAYKAVEVARLLIKERARVIPVMTRSAQQFLGPLTLSGICGEPVRETMWDAHFPGELHVALAAEADVVLLVPATADLLARLAQGRADDLVTALALCARGPVLAAPAMHPRMWSHPATLRNVAQLQQDGRVELIGPAEGEVASGEHGLGRMADPAVIAAAAIARAAPRDLAGLRLVVTAGPTVEDIDPVRFLGNRSTGKMGFAVAERAAARGADVLLLAGPVSLPTPFGVQRIDTRDALAMRAALWQALGPDLTAADALIMSAAVADYRPAAAHAAKMKRSASAMTLDLVPNPDLLAEVGAARAASGAARPALIGFAVETDSDERVIAAARGKLKTKQVDLVVANHASDSFGRDDNRAFLVTSDAADAVGVLPKLQLADRILDRVATLCRPEKQAPR; via the coding sequence ATGCCCACCGTCGCGCTGGCTGTCTCCGGGAGCATCGCGGCCTACAAGGCCGTCGAGGTCGCGCGCCTCCTGATCAAAGAGAGGGCCCGGGTCATCCCGGTGATGACCCGCAGCGCCCAGCAGTTCCTCGGCCCGCTCACCTTGAGCGGCATCTGCGGCGAACCAGTGCGCGAGACCATGTGGGACGCTCACTTCCCCGGCGAGCTGCACGTCGCCCTCGCCGCCGAGGCCGATGTCGTCCTCCTCGTTCCTGCCACGGCCGACCTCCTCGCGCGCCTCGCCCAGGGCCGCGCGGATGATCTCGTCACCGCCCTCGCCCTCTGCGCGCGCGGCCCCGTCCTCGCCGCGCCAGCGATGCACCCCCGCATGTGGTCCCACCCGGCGACCCTGCGCAACGTCGCCCAGCTCCAGCAGGACGGCCGCGTCGAGCTGATCGGACCGGCCGAAGGGGAGGTCGCCTCGGGCGAGCATGGCCTCGGCCGCATGGCCGACCCTGCCGTCATCGCCGCTGCGGCCATCGCCCGCGCGGCGCCGCGCGACCTCGCCGGACTCCGCCTCGTCGTCACCGCGGGCCCCACCGTCGAAGACATCGATCCCGTCCGCTTCCTCGGCAACCGCTCCACCGGCAAGATGGGGTTCGCCGTCGCCGAGCGAGCCGCTGCACGAGGCGCCGACGTCCTGCTCCTCGCCGGCCCCGTCTCCTTGCCCACCCCGTTCGGCGTGCAGCGCATCGACACCCGTGACGCCCTCGCCATGCGCGCCGCCCTCTGGCAGGCCCTCGGCCCCGACCTGACCGCGGCCGACGCCCTCATCATGTCGGCTGCCGTCGCCGACTACCGCCCCGCCGCGGCGCACGCCGCCAAGATGAAGCGCTCCGCGAGCGCCATGACCCTCGACCTCGTCCCCAACCCGGACCTGCTCGCCGAGGTCGGCGCGGCCCGCGCTGCCTCCGGTGCGGCGCGCCCTGCCCTCATCGGCTTCGCCGTCGAGACCGACTCCGACGAGCGCGTGATCGCTGCGGCCCGCGGCAAGCTGAAGACGAAGCAGGTCGACCTGGTGGTCGCCAACCACGCCTCCGACTCCTTCGGTCGCGACGACAACCGCGCGTTCCTCGTCACCTCGGACGCGGCCGACGCGGTCGGCGTGCTCCCCAAGCTGCAGCTCGCCGACCGCATCCTCGATCGGGTGGCGACCCTGTGCCGCCCGGAGAAACAAGCTCCCCGATGA